The following are from one region of the Sorghum bicolor cultivar BTx623 chromosome 2, Sorghum_bicolor_NCBIv3, whole genome shotgun sequence genome:
- the LOC8054411 gene encoding nischarin, translating into MARSVSVVVVLLLSVLVSAASAARTVGDTVQDACSKTQFPKICVDSLAAKPESQKATPRKLAELFVNIAAEKGSGMATFVHGKYNNDAKDSALFKCYDSCSDDVEEAVAHLNGLVREPTDAKFLELKSWLSSTLGGTSTCEDACKDAPKSGDKDAVVNFSLDFEKLQRVTLDLITEASGSMSAGIALPPSDAGAPSSYDAAAPSSSGGGSADAPAGADAGAGAGSEGPAAASGPSSGGDAPADGGSAASGPAAADAPAAAGAASSSDGPSGAPAPSSSDSASGAPGPSSDGGSSSAPAPAGGDDDDDADSDDGSA; encoded by the coding sequence ATGGCTCGCTCTGtctccgtcgtcgtcgtcctcctcctctccgTCCTCGTctccgccgcgtccgccgcacggACCGTGGGCGACACCGTGCAGGACGCGTGCAGCAAGACGCAGTTCCCCAAGATCTGCGTCGACAGCCTCGCGGCGAAGCCGGAGAGCCAGAAGGCGACCCCGCGGAAGCTGGCGGAGCTGTTCGTGAACATCGCCGCCGAGAAAGGGTCCGGGATGGCCACGTTCGTGCACGGCAAGTACAACAACGACGCCAAGGACAGCGCCCTGTTCAAGTGCTACGACAGCTGCTccgacgacgtggaggaggCGGTGGCGCACCTCAACGGGCTCGTCCGGGAGCCCACCGACGCCAAGTTCCTGGAGCTCAAGTCGTGGCTCTCCTCCACGCTCGGCGGCACCTCCACCTGCGAGGACGCCTGCAAGGACGCGCCCAAGAGCGGCGACAAGGACGCCGTCGTCAACTTCAGCCTCGACTTCGAGAAGCTGCAGCGCGTCACGCTGGACCTCATCACCGAGGCGTCCGGCTCCATGTCCGCCGGCATCGCACTGCCGCCGTCCGACGCcggggcgcccagctcctacgACGCGGCCGCGCCGTCGTCGTCCGGAGGAGGCTCAGCGGACGCCCCCGCCGGCGCTgatgccggcgccggcgccggctccGAGGGCCCTGCTGCCGCCAGCGGCCCGTCGTCTGGTGGTGACGCGCCGGCGgacggcggcagtgccgccagCGGGCCGGCCGCTGCTGatgctccggcggcggcgggggcggcgtCATCATCCGACGGGCCCTCTGGCGCACCAGCGCCATCGTCGTCTGATTCGGCCTCTGGCGCACCAGGACCGTCGTCTGATGGTGGGTCGTCCAGCGCTCCGGCGCCAgcgggcggcgacgacgacgacgatgccgATTCCGACGACGGGTCAGCTTGA
- the LOC8054410 gene encoding pectinesterase inhibitor, with protein sequence MAMARSVAHLFFLLLLVSTAPAVRTIPDAAAAAAGGNNNNIQEACSRTLFPKVCVQALKDNPECQGGGPAVTPRRLAELLVYVSAEVGMTVAAFAHHELNGIKDDVLYKCLDTCSEDIEEAVAHLSALSRDFSDAKFLEVKSWLSSTLGGTSTCEDACKDAPVSDIKNACVTKSFEFEKLLRVTLDLITEASGSMSAAEVALPPSGGGASAPSSYDAAAPSSGGYGPSAGGAPASGSPAPAPGKSTASDDADATA encoded by the coding sequence ATGGCCATGGCTCGCTCCGTGGCGCACCTCTtctttctcctcctcctcgtctccACCGCGCCCGCCGTGCGTACCAtccccgacgccgccgccgccgccgccggcggaaaCAACAATAACATCCAGGAGGCGTGCAGCAGGACGCTGTTCCCCAAGGTGTGCGTGCAGGCGCTCAAGGACAACCCGGAGTGCCAGGGCGGCGGCCCCGCCGTcacgccgcgccgcctcgcggaGCTGCTGGTGTACGTCTCCGCCGAGGTGGGCATGACGGTGGCGGCGTTCGCGCACCACGAGCTCAACGGCATCAAGGACGACGTGCTGTACAAGTGCCTCGACACCTGCTCCGAGGACATCGAGGAGGCCGTGGCGCACCTCAGCGCgctctcccgcgacttctccgacGCCAAGTTCCTCGAGGTCAAGTCCTGGCTGTCCTCCACGCTCGGGGGCACCTCCACCTGCGAGGACGCCTGCAAGGACGCCCCCGTCAGCGACATCAAGAACGCCTGCGTCACCAAGAGCTTCGAGTTCGAGAAGCTCCTGCGCGTCACGCTCGACCTCATCACCGAGGCTTCCGGCTCCATGTCCGCCGCTGAGGTCGCCCTGCCgccctccggcggcggcgccagcgCGCCGTCGTCGTACGACGCGGCGGCGCCGTCGTCCGGAGGTTACGGCCCGTCCGCTGGTGGCGCCCCCGCCAGCGGATCACCGGCACCGGCCCCGGGGAAGAGTACTGCTTCCGACGACGCGGACGCGACTGCATGA